A region of Microtus ochrogaster isolate Prairie Vole_2 linkage group LG1, MicOch1.0, whole genome shotgun sequence DNA encodes the following proteins:
- the Epgn gene encoding epigen isoform X2 — translation MALGVAMVVCLLFKAMAATLTEEEAEVRMAPPTPAPQSNRTVNNTEADYIEEPVALKFSHPCLEDHNSYCINGMCAFHHELERAICRCLNLKSPYIICSGGRPL, via the exons ATGGCTCTGGGGGTTGCAATGGTAGTCTGCCTGCTGTTCAAAG CCATGGCGGCCACACTGACGGAAGAAGAAGCTGAGGTGCGCATGGCGCCTCCTACCCCAGCACCGCAGAGCAACCGGACAGTTAACAACACAGAAG CTGACTACATAGAAGAACCTGTAGCTTTGAAGTTCTCCCACCCTTGTCTGGAAGACCACAACAGCTACTGCATTAATGGAATGTGTGCCTTCCACCACGAGCTGGAGAGAGCCATTTGCAG ATGCTTAAATCTGAAATCACCGTACATCATCTGCTCTGGAGGGAGACCATTGTGA
- the Epgn gene encoding epigen isoform X1, which yields MALGVAMVVCLLFKAMAATLTEEEAEVRMAPPTPAPQSNRTVNNTEADYIEEPVALKFSHPCLEDHNSYCINGMCAFHHELERAICRCFTGYTGERCEHLTLTSYAVDSYEKYIAIGIGVGLLISALLAVLYCYVRKRCLNLKSPYIICSGGRPL from the exons ATGGCTCTGGGGGTTGCAATGGTAGTCTGCCTGCTGTTCAAAG CCATGGCGGCCACACTGACGGAAGAAGAAGCTGAGGTGCGCATGGCGCCTCCTACCCCAGCACCGCAGAGCAACCGGACAGTTAACAACACAGAAG CTGACTACATAGAAGAACCTGTAGCTTTGAAGTTCTCCCACCCTTGTCTGGAAGACCACAACAGCTACTGCATTAATGGAATGTGTGCCTTCCACCACGAGCTGGAGAGAGCCATTTGCAG gTGCTTTACCGGTTATacaggagaaagatgtgagcatTTGACCTTAACTTCGTATGCTGTGGATTCTTACGAGAAATACATTGCAATCGGGATTGGCGTTGGATTACTAATTAGTGCTCTCCTTGCTGTCTTATATTGCTATGTAAGAAAAAG ATGCTTAAATCTGAAATCACCGTACATCATCTGCTCTGGAGGGAGACCATTGTGA